A stretch of the Caldalkalibacillus salinus genome encodes the following:
- the opp4C gene encoding oligopeptide ABC transporter permease, with amino-acid sequence MPNEDLQPAQHLEPDPIKTQKSSKKADTLLKIVYEKFIKNKLAVFGLITLILIILAAIFAPQLATHDPNNQVLTDRLEAPYIVDKIQNPDAETHSEYWLGTDNLGRDLYSRLLYGARISLMVGFAAAFGAITIGTVIGALAGYYGGKVDAFLMRLVDVIISFPNIFLLITLVSIFDPGIDKLILVFALLGWTGTARIVRGEFLTLRTREFVLAARTMGMRSSAIIFSHILPNAMGPIIVAATLQVGGIILAESTLSFLGLGVNPPTATWGNLLQGAQNFTIMLEAWWYPLLPGLMILITVLCLNFVGDGLRDALDPKTLK; translated from the coding sequence ATCAAAAAAGGCCGATACACTGTTAAAAATCGTCTATGAGAAATTTATTAAAAATAAGTTGGCAGTGTTTGGGCTCATCACTCTCATACTGATTATTTTGGCGGCTATATTTGCCCCTCAGTTAGCCACTCATGATCCGAATAATCAAGTACTCACTGATCGTTTAGAGGCGCCCTATATCGTGGATAAAATACAAAACCCGGATGCTGAAACTCATAGTGAGTATTGGCTAGGAACGGATAACTTGGGACGAGACCTTTATAGTCGTCTCTTATATGGGGCAAGAATCTCTCTGATGGTCGGTTTTGCGGCTGCGTTCGGGGCTATTACCATCGGGACCGTTATCGGAGCTCTCGCCGGTTATTACGGGGGAAAAGTGGACGCATTCTTAATGAGGCTCGTCGATGTTATTATTTCTTTCCCTAACATCTTTTTATTGATTACCTTGGTCAGTATCTTTGACCCTGGTATTGACAAACTAATACTGGTGTTTGCCTTACTCGGTTGGACGGGTACAGCAAGGATTGTACGTGGGGAGTTCCTCACCTTACGAACGAGGGAGTTCGTCTTGGCCGCTCGAACAATGGGCATGAGAAGCAGTGCTATCATTTTCTCTCATATCCTACCTAACGCTATGGGGCCCATCATCGTGGCAGCTACCCTACAGGTCGGCGGTATTATCTTAGCAGAGTCCACTTTGAGTTTCTTAGGATTAGGCGTTAACCCTCCTACAGCCACTTGGGGGAATTTGTTACAAGGGGCTCAAAACTTCACGATTATGCTAGAAGCTTGGTGGTATCCTCTATTGCCTGGTCTTATGATTCTGATTACCGTACTATGCCTAAACTTTGTTGGGGATGGCTTGCGGGACGCTTTAGATCCAAAAACATTAAAGTAA
- a CDS encoding tartrate dehydrogenase, giving the protein MRRIDLAVVPGDGIGKEVVPAAVKVLDVLADVHGGITFNYEYFPWGCEYYLKHGVMMPNHGMLQLQQKDAIFLGAVGYPKYVPDHVSLWGLLIKIRRECEQVINLRPAKALKGVSSPLKNPQDFDFIVVRENSEGEYSEVGGRIHQGNDEIAVQNAVFTRKATERTIRYAFDLAQDRRRHLTSATKSNGIVHSMPFWDEVFEEVSADYPEIQAESQHIDALSAYLVTRPETLDVVVGSNLFGDVLTDIGGAIMGSIGIGPAANINLNGQYPSMFEPVHGSAPDIYGKGIANPIGQLWTASMMLDHFGYNTLGELLLTTIENTLAQGIKTPDLGGKATMDDVVTQVIKEIKSVQ; this is encoded by the coding sequence ATGAGAAGAATTGACTTAGCGGTGGTGCCGGGAGATGGCATCGGTAAAGAAGTGGTGCCAGCCGCTGTAAAAGTTCTAGACGTATTGGCTGACGTTCATGGGGGCATCACGTTCAATTATGAGTATTTTCCATGGGGATGTGAATATTACCTAAAGCATGGGGTGATGATGCCAAATCATGGCATGTTGCAACTACAGCAAAAAGATGCTATTTTTCTGGGAGCTGTAGGTTACCCAAAATATGTCCCTGACCATGTCTCTCTTTGGGGATTGTTGATTAAAATTAGAAGAGAATGTGAGCAAGTCATCAATTTGCGTCCAGCTAAAGCGCTCAAAGGCGTTTCTTCACCCTTAAAAAACCCTCAGGATTTTGATTTTATCGTTGTACGTGAGAACAGTGAGGGAGAATACAGTGAAGTAGGCGGTCGCATCCATCAGGGCAATGATGAAATTGCAGTCCAAAATGCCGTTTTTACACGAAAAGCAACCGAACGGACGATACGCTATGCATTTGACCTAGCCCAAGACAGACGCCGTCATCTCACAAGTGCGACAAAGTCTAACGGAATCGTGCACAGTATGCCATTTTGGGATGAGGTGTTTGAAGAAGTCAGTGCCGATTATCCAGAGATCCAAGCCGAGTCACAGCACATTGACGCACTGAGTGCCTACCTTGTCACGCGTCCCGAAACACTCGATGTTGTGGTGGGGAGTAACTTATTCGGTGATGTTCTAACAGATATTGGTGGGGCCATTATGGGGAGTATTGGTATTGGTCCCGCAGCAAACATTAACCTCAATGGCCAATACCCTTCCATGTTTGAACCCGTACATGGGTCCGCTCCAGACATATATGGAAAAGGAATCGCTAACCCCATCGGCCAATTATGGACAGCCAGTATGATGCTTGACCATTTTGGTTACAACACGTTAGGAGAACTATTACTGACTACTATAGAGAACACCCTAGCCCAAGGGATCAAAACACCTGACCTCGGGGGCAAAGCCACAATGGACGATGTTGTGACCCAAGTGATAAAGGAAATCAAATCCGTACAGTAA
- a CDS encoding TRAP transporter permease, producing the protein MSQNRDQQEHHEQKNATSVDEAIDQNMKEENIESASMARSLRGKVRVLFTVIAVFGALFHLYILNLNAIDPWIFRSAHLLFGVVLGLMLFPGWKGASHRVHPVDWLLILLSIGIFTYIFVNFKELVFRFGVVPTPMDAIVATLGVLLVLELTRRTSGWTLPLLAAAFVIYAFAGPGYNYDRFVTYIYSLDGIFGVTMDVSSKYILLFIIFGAFLQMSGVGKYFIDFSFALAGGMRGGPAKVSVISSGLMGMMNGTSAGNAVATGSLTIPLMKRVGYQPRFAAATEATASAGGQIMIPIMGAGAFLMAEITGMPYKEIVIAATIPALLYFLSVYFMVDFEALKKGMKGIARKELPSFKTIAKQAYLFIPIVILIGMLLMGRSPVMSGTISIIACFVISWIQPTTRMGLKKLIEALELGMKNVIQLLAVCACAGIIVGVIALTGVGLRFSSLLLSVADNNIFLALVFAMLISIILGMGMPTTAAYAVAASVVAPGLVSLGIEPLIAHMFVFYYAVMSAITPPVALAAYAAAGVAGTDPFKTGVQAFRLGIAAFIVPFIFFYSPQLLMIGDTLNILLAVVTAAIGIYLLSASVQAWFMGRGAGIVVRLILAAGAISLIHADPLWDLYAFAFVGAAALIQRFITRKDVDHPISA; encoded by the coding sequence ATGAGTCAAAATCGAGATCAACAGGAACATCATGAACAAAAAAACGCAACATCTGTGGATGAGGCCATAGACCAGAATATGAAAGAGGAAAACATAGAAAGTGCTTCTATGGCACGATCGTTAAGGGGTAAAGTTCGTGTTCTATTTACTGTTATTGCCGTGTTTGGGGCATTATTTCATCTTTATATATTAAATCTTAATGCCATTGATCCTTGGATTTTCCGTAGTGCGCACTTACTGTTTGGTGTCGTCCTAGGGTTGATGCTGTTTCCTGGATGGAAGGGTGCTTCTCATCGTGTGCATCCTGTAGACTGGTTATTGATCCTTCTCAGTATAGGGATCTTCACTTATATTTTTGTGAACTTTAAAGAATTGGTGTTTAGATTTGGCGTTGTACCCACACCGATGGACGCTATAGTGGCCACATTAGGCGTTCTGTTGGTACTAGAACTCACTAGACGGACGAGTGGGTGGACGCTTCCTCTTTTAGCAGCCGCCTTTGTCATTTACGCCTTTGCGGGCCCCGGTTACAACTATGATCGTTTTGTGACGTATATTTACAGTTTAGACGGTATATTTGGTGTGACAATGGACGTGTCCTCTAAATATATTTTGCTCTTTATTATTTTTGGTGCGTTTCTGCAAATGTCGGGTGTAGGGAAGTATTTCATTGATTTTTCCTTTGCCCTAGCGGGTGGTATGCGTGGTGGCCCAGCCAAGGTCTCTGTCATTTCTAGTGGACTCATGGGGATGATGAATGGTACATCGGCAGGGAATGCCGTGGCCACTGGCTCACTGACCATCCCTTTAATGAAACGTGTCGGCTATCAGCCTCGATTTGCGGCTGCAACAGAAGCCACCGCATCTGCCGGGGGCCAGATTATGATTCCCATTATGGGTGCTGGCGCTTTCTTAATGGCTGAAATTACAGGGATGCCATACAAAGAGATTGTCATCGCTGCTACAATTCCGGCACTTCTATATTTTTTATCCGTTTATTTTATGGTTGATTTTGAAGCGTTGAAAAAAGGCATGAAAGGGATCGCACGTAAAGAACTGCCATCCTTTAAGACCATTGCCAAGCAAGCGTACTTATTTATCCCTATTGTGATTCTCATTGGTATGTTACTGATGGGCCGATCGCCTGTGATGTCAGGGACGATCAGTATCATCGCTTGTTTCGTAATCAGTTGGATACAACCGACGACAAGAATGGGGCTCAAGAAGCTGATAGAAGCACTAGAACTAGGGATGAAAAACGTCATTCAACTCTTAGCCGTGTGTGCGTGTGCAGGGATCATCGTCGGTGTCATTGCTCTGACTGGTGTAGGGTTACGGTTTAGCTCACTATTACTCAGTGTCGCTGACAACAATATATTCTTGGCCTTAGTGTTTGCAATGCTTATTTCTATTATATTGGGGATGGGCATGCCCACAACGGCTGCTTATGCAGTGGCGGCATCTGTTGTCGCACCAGGCTTAGTGAGCTTAGGAATTGAGCCGCTCATCGCTCACATGTTTGTGTTCTACTATGCTGTCATGTCTGCCATCACCCCACCTGTGGCCCTTGCAGCCTACGCTGCGGCAGGTGTGGCTGGTACTGATCCTTTTAAAACAGGTGTTCAAGCCTTCAGGTTAGGGATTGCTGCCTTTATCGTGCCGTTCATATTCTTCTATAGCCCGCAATTGCTCATGATAGGAGACACCTTAAACATATTATTGGCCGTGGTAACGGCTGCGATTGGTATATATCTGCTGTCTGCAAGTGTACAAGCATGGTTTATGGGACGTGGCGCTGGCATCGTTGTACGTCTGATCCTTGCCGCAGGCGCCATTAGCCTCATTCATGCCGATCCTTTATGGGACCTATATGCCTTCGCCTTCGTTGGTGCTGCAGCCCTAATCCAACGTTTCATCACCCGTAAAGACGTTGATCATCCTATCAGTGCGTAG